Genomic window (Pseudomonas xantholysinigenes):
GCCAGTAAGTCGGCAGGGCTGGCACGCATGCGGGACGCCGGAGCGCAGGTGGTGACCCGTGAAATGGTGCTGTTCGAGCTGCTGGGCAGCGCGGGCCACCCGCTGTTTCGCCAGATCAGCAAGACCTACCTGGTCGGGGAACAGCCCTGAACGGGCGCCTGCTGGCCGCCGGGTTGCTGTGCCTGGGCCTGCTGCAGGGCTGCGCCGGCCGGCGCGAGGCGGCGCAGGAGGAGACCGACCCGGCCAAGGTTCGCGCCCAGCTCATGCGCCTGCTGCCGGCCCAGGCCAAGGACCGCCAGGGCTGGGCCGAGGATATCCAGGTGGCGTTCCAGGCCCAGGGCCTCGCCCCGAGCAAGCGCAACCTGTGTGCGGTGCTGGCGGTGACCGAGCAGGAGTCGACCTTCAATGCCGATCCCCAGGTGCCCAACCTGGGGCGCATTGCCCGTGAGGAAATCGACCGCCGCGCGGCGCGGCTGCATATTCCCGGATTGCTGGTCGATGGCGCCCTGCGCACGCCGTCGGCCAATGGCCAGAGCTATCAGCAGCGGCTGCTGGCCGTGCGCAGCGAGAAGCAGCTGAGCGCGCTGTACGATGAAGTCATCGACCGCCTGCCCTTGGGCCGCACCCTGCTGGGTGGGCTCAACCCGGTGCACACCGGTGGGCCGATGCAGGTTAGCGTCGACTTTGCCGAGCAGCATGCCAAGGGCTATCCCTATGCGCACCAGGGCAGCATTCGCCAGGAGGTTTTCAGTCGCCGTGGCGGCATGTACTTCGGCATCGCCCACCTCTTGGGCTATCCCACCCATTACGACCGCCAGCTGTATCGCTTCGCCGACTTCAATGCCGGGTGGTATGCCAGCCGCAACGCCGCGTTCCAGGCGGCGCTGAGCCGGGTGACCGGTGCGTCGTTGGCTCTTGATGGCGACCTGATCGCGCCGGGGGCGATCCTGCCGGGCAGCACCGAGCGGGCCGCGCGTACGTTGGGACGGCAGTTGGGGCTGCGCAATCCGCAGATTCGCGCACAGTTGGAAAAGGAGGGCAGCCTGGCGCTGGAGGAGACAGCGCTGTATCGCGGCGTGTTCGCCCTGGCCGAGGCCAAGGCCGGCAAGGCGCTGCCGCGCGCGGTACTGCCGGGGATCGAGCTGAAGAGCCCGAAGATCACGCGCAAACTGACCACGGCGTGGTTCGCTGGCAGGGTGGATGAGCGCTACCAGCGCTGCATGAAGCGGTGAGCGGCATGCTGGCGTGGCGCATGCCCTGAGGTCGGCGCGCTCCCTGTGGGAGCGGCTTCAGCCGCGAACACCGGCGTAGCCGGTGCCAGGCACCGCGTCGCTTGCTTCGCGGGTAAACCCGCTCCCACAGGTGTAGTGCATGGCTTGAGGTCGGGGCGATCCCTGTGGGAGCGGCTTCAGCCGCGAACACCGGCGCAGCCGGTGCCAGGTACCGTATCGCCTGCTTCGCGGGCAAGCCCGCTCCCACAGGTGTAGCGCATGGCCTGAGGCCCGCTCTGTTCCTGTAGCAGCCAGTCTTGCTGGCGAACGGGCCGCAAAGCGGCTCAGCCCTGGCTGAGGGCCTGGATCACCTGCTCGACACTGGCCTTGAGCCCGGCCACGGTATCCTCCGGGTCGCTCTCCACCACCAACAGTCTCGCCCCCGCCGCGGCGATCACCTCGGTGACCTTGGCTGGCGGCTGGCGGTGGTGCAGCACCAACGCCACGTCCTGCCCCTTGAGGTTGTCAGCCAACGCCTTGAGCGCGGCCTCGTCCCACTGATCATCGCTCGGCAGCGGCTGCTCGACCACGTCCAGGTTGAGCCCACTGGCCAGGTAGCCCAGGCGCTCGGACAGGCTCACCACGCTGAGGTTGTCGACCTCGGCCAGCCGGCCCTGGCTGCTGGCGGTCAGTTCCAGCATCTGCCGCTTGAGCGCGGCCAGGTTGGCCTGGATCCTGGCCTTGTCCTGCGGCGCCAGGCGCTCGAGGTCGTTGGCCACTACATCGGCCATGCGCCCGAGGTTGCTCGGGTTGAGCCAGGGGTAGCTGGCAAAGGCTTCGTCACCCTTGACCGCGATGCCCGGCAGGGCACCGTCCACCGGTCGCGCCGCGTCGATCTCGACGATGCGGATATTGCTGCGTCGGGCCATGGGGTACAGCGGGTCGTCGCGCCAGATCGAGCGCACGCCGATCACCGCGTCGGCCCGTTGCGCGACCTTGTGCAGGCTGGCGCCACCACGGCCACTGAAATACGACGGCTGGCGGCTGGCCGGCAGGTTGGCCGGGGCGGCGCGCTCGAGCTGCACCGAGGTGCCGGCGAGCAGGGCGCTGGCCAGGCTGTGGGTCACCGGCAGGGTGGTCAGCACTTGGGTGGCGTTGGCCAGCAGTGGCAAGCCGGCCAGGGCCAGGGCGAAGGTGAGCTTTTTCAGGGTCATGCCGGGTTTCCTTGCAGGCGGGGGACGAGGGCACGGGCCAGGGCGGCGAGGGCGAAGCAGATCCCGGCGACCAGGATGATCGCCGCGCCCGAGGGCACCGGCAGGTCGAAGACGATCGGCAACAGGATGCCGAGCAAGGTGCTCAGGGTAGCGATCAGCACCGAGACGAAGAAGAACCCCTTGAGCGACTGGCTGACCAGGCGCGCGGCCGCTGCCGGAATTACCAGCAGGGCGCCGACCAGGATCGCGCCGATCACCTTCACCGAGGCCACGGTGACCAGGGTCACCAGCACCACGAACAGGTAGTCCAGGGTCTTCACCGCCACCCCGCGCACTGCCGCCAGTTGCGGATTGAAGCTGGCGAGCATGATGCGGTTGTACAGCGGCAGCGCCAGGGCCAGCACCAGCACCGCGACGATGCCCAGCACCAGCAGGTCCTGGGCGCTGACGGTGAGCACCGAGCCGAACAGCACGTTCTCGAGGATGTGCACGTTGATCTTGCCGGCCAGCATCAGCAGCAGGCTCGCCCCCAGCGCCAGCGACACCGAAAGGAACACGCCGATCAGGGTGTCCGGCGACAGGCCGGTACGGTTGCGCAGGAAATTGAGCAGGATGCCGAACAGCAGGCAGTAGCCGAACAGGCTGCCATAGGGGCCGGTGTAGGGTTCGCCGAGCAGGATGCCGATGGCCACGCCGGTCAGCGCGGCATGGCCGACCGCCTCGGAGAAGAAGGCAAAGCGCTTGACCACCACCAGGGTGCCCAGGCCGCCCAGCACCGGGCCGATCATCAGCCCGGCGAGCAGGGCGTTGACCACGAAACCGTAGGCCAGGGCCTCCGGCAGAAAGCCTGCATTGGCCCATTCCTGGACCAGTTGGCGGAAGGATTCGAAACTCATCAGGCAAGGCTCTCGCTGCGCGGGTGGACGGAGAACAGCCCGAGCAGGCGCTCGGGGGTCAGGGCCTGGGCGGGCGGGGCGTCGAACAGTACCTGGCGGCTCAGCCCGGTGACCCGGTCGGCCAGGCGCAGCACCGCTTCAAGATCGTGCTCGATCCACAGCACGGTGGTGCCGGCCTGGCGCCAGCCGTGCAGCAGCTGTTCGAACACTTGGATGCCGGCTTCGTCCAGGGCCGACATCGGCTCGTCGAGCACCAGCAGCTGCGGCTCGGGGATCAGGCCCTGGGCCAGCAGCACTCGTTGGCGCTCGCCGCCGGACAGCGCGCCCATGCGCCGCTTGCGCTTGTCGAGCATGCCCACCCGCGCCAGCGCCGCATCGATCGCCGGGCGCACGTTGCGCGACAGGCCGAGGAACGCCGGGCGGCGCTGGCACATGGCAGCCATGAAGTCGTCCACGGTCATGGGCAGGCCACGGTCGAACTCCAGGGCCTGGGGCACGTAGCCGATCACCTCGCGCGCGCTTGGCCAGTGCAGGGTCAGCTGGCCCTGGTGGGGCATCTGCCCGAGCAGGGTCTTGATCAGCGAGCTCTTGCCGCCGCCGTTGGGGCCGACGATGGCGTGCACGCTGCCGGGGGCGACACTGAAACGCACGTTCTCGAGAATGCGCGTGCGGCCGAGGGTGAGGTCGATGCCGTCGAAGTCGATGCGCGGCCCGCAGGCGGCGGTGAGATTGGCGGCGGCGGTCACGCGCGGTTCTCCTGGATGGCGCGGACCACGG
Coding sequences:
- a CDS encoding metal ABC transporter substrate-binding protein → MTLKKLTFALALAGLPLLANATQVLTTLPVTHSLASALLAGTSVQLERAAPANLPASRQPSYFSGRGGASLHKVAQRADAVIGVRSIWRDDPLYPMARRSNIRIVEIDAARPVDGALPGIAVKGDEAFASYPWLNPSNLGRMADVVANDLERLAPQDKARIQANLAALKRQMLELTASSQGRLAEVDNLSVVSLSERLGYLASGLNLDVVEQPLPSDDQWDEAALKALADNLKGQDVALVLHHRQPPAKVTEVIAAAGARLLVVESDPEDTVAGLKASVEQVIQALSQG
- a CDS encoding metal ABC transporter ATP-binding protein, translating into MTAAANLTAACGPRIDFDGIDLTLGRTRILENVRFSVAPGSVHAIVGPNGGGKSSLIKTLLGQMPHQGQLTLHWPSAREVIGYVPQALEFDRGLPMTVDDFMAAMCQRRPAFLGLSRNVRPAIDAALARVGMLDKRKRRMGALSGGERQRVLLAQGLIPEPQLLVLDEPMSALDEAGIQVFEQLLHGWRQAGTTVLWIEHDLEAVLRLADRVTGLSRQVLFDAPPAQALTPERLLGLFSVHPRSESLA
- a CDS encoding metal ABC transporter permease; this translates as MSFESFRQLVQEWANAGFLPEALAYGFVVNALLAGLMIGPVLGGLGTLVVVKRFAFFSEAVGHAALTGVAIGILLGEPYTGPYGSLFGYCLLFGILLNFLRNRTGLSPDTLIGVFLSVSLALGASLLLMLAGKINVHILENVLFGSVLTVSAQDLLVLGIVAVLVLALALPLYNRIMLASFNPQLAAVRGVAVKTLDYLFVVLVTLVTVASVKVIGAILVGALLVIPAAAARLVSQSLKGFFFVSVLIATLSTLLGILLPIVFDLPVPSGAAIILVAGICFALAALARALVPRLQGNPA
- a CDS encoding DUF1615 domain-containing protein, with product MNGRLLAAGLLCLGLLQGCAGRREAAQEETDPAKVRAQLMRLLPAQAKDRQGWAEDIQVAFQAQGLAPSKRNLCAVLAVTEQESTFNADPQVPNLGRIAREEIDRRAARLHIPGLLVDGALRTPSANGQSYQQRLLAVRSEKQLSALYDEVIDRLPLGRTLLGGLNPVHTGGPMQVSVDFAEQHAKGYPYAHQGSIRQEVFSRRGGMYFGIAHLLGYPTHYDRQLYRFADFNAGWYASRNAAFQAALSRVTGASLALDGDLIAPGAILPGSTERAARTLGRQLGLRNPQIRAQLEKEGSLALEETALYRGVFALAEAKAGKALPRAVLPGIELKSPKITRKLTTAWFAGRVDERYQRCMKR